Part of the Antedon mediterranea chromosome 6, ecAntMedi1.1, whole genome shotgun sequence genome, ATCTGATGCAAACTTGAGCCGTATTGGAGCAGATGTGAAAGAACCCTTAACCATTTAAGTACACAAAATAATCTTTACACTCTTAGGTAGGACGTCTGGGGCACCATACGGTTCAACTGGCAGTGGCGGAAACTATCTCTGCTTAACAGAAAAACCACAATACAACTTCACGGTACCATCACATCAAATAGAAAGAGGGTCAATATATGGCACGGAATACAGGTATGGAGATAGGAAGTTTAGCCCCCTATCAGACAACCATTTCCATGATGCCCCTTGTGCTGTTTGCCAAGCAGCTCGAAGTGTCACATTAATGATGCCAGCAGTTACAAAATGTCCGAACGGTTGGACTAAAGAATATGGTGGATACCTAATGGCTGGTCGCGATGATCATAAACGTACAGAGTTTATCTGTGTGGATGGTAATCAATCTGTTGTGCCTGGTACAAGTAAGATAGTTTCAATATCCCAAGCCAGTACGTTGTTCCTCGTTGAGGGGAGATGCAACACAGAAGGTGGTGGACTGCCTTGTTCGCCTTACAAAGAAGCTTTTGAGCTACCTTGTGTTGTTTGTACTAGGTAATATACTCAAAATAGACACTTACAATCCAAGAAGCATTTGAGCTACCTTGTGTTGTTTGTACTAGGTAATATACTCAGACACTTACAATCCAAGAAGCATTTGAGCTACCTTGTGTAGTTTGTACTAGGTAATATACTCAGACACTTACAATCCAAGAAGCATTTGAGCTACCTTGTGTAGTTTGTACTAGGTAATATACTCAAAATAGATACTTTTATTTACAAGTGATTGTTATCAATGACAAAAACCTGCGAAAAAGTCTGTTTCTATTGAGCAGAAATATGGTTTTGAATaccgttcttttcaagaacGGTTTTTTCTTgtcagcagaaatgggtctccacaaaaaagaaccgatcttaaaaacggtttcaaacATCCCAATTAATTCTGGTCTTGATCACAAAGAACCGTTCTGAAACTGGTTTCCGTGGAGcaaaaaagtttttatttttcccAGTAGTGGATATCTTCCAATAGGCTTGGTTAAGGCGTGTTCAGTTTTATGAATTATATTGTAATCTTGCTACTCTAAATCTATTAATAATGACACTATAGTTgcttatatttcatttttgttttcaggaCAATCCGCTGATTGTTAAAAGGGCTATATATTAATATGACAACATTAACATTCATGTATTCTTTTACTTTTAAATCTGTATTTTCATGTtgatgcatttttataaaagAATATATCTTTTCTCCCAAGTAATTTTCTTTGAATAGAATAATTGGTTTCTCTTTTAGTCAATCAATTCTTATTAGAATGAAAATTCATctatgttaaaatgttaatgtgtcaaataattatttaaactttCTTACGatcaaaagttaaaataaatatttaatcaatTCTTATGTTTAGATGATACATTTGTACTCACTTCAGTATATATCTTTTCCATTTCTTGTGTGAGTCTGTTTTAGCAACTGGTTTGTTGTAATAGTTTAGTCCAACAACTTACTTGAGCTTTGTGTCCTGGTAAATACAATTCATAAATTACCATAAACTACAAAAACAATGTCATGTGACATGttaccatttattttaaaaatactaattatCTTTCATTACCCCTATTTTAATggaaattgtaaacaaattgttatattccataaaaaataaataagtaattgtaAGTGTGATGGTTTTAATCTTTGAAAATTAAAGCTTGAATGttcttgaaataaaatgttaacaatacaATTGCATAAGAGGCTGTGTTTACTTTTGAGCTGATATTTTTTGTTAAGAGTTGGAAAAGGGGAGAAAGAtttactgtttttaaacatgtttatgcTGCTTGTGATTTTTATAGCGAGTATAATTATGCATTGaggtgtattaaaaaaaaaaaatgtttgaacatgtttaacaataaaaatgtcTGGGGTCATATGTcacatttaggcctacagatTTTCAATAATCAATCAAATTATTACTGTTGTAATATAGAATGTCATGGCAATTAGCGATATGTAAccagaataataaaaaataataatgcataTTACATCAAATCTTATAACAATGAAATTGATAATATAACTGGAACACCATTTGGTAGAATCTTGTGGTTTGGCAAGGAAACACAAGTGACCCAGAAGGAAAATGGGATTTAAAATGTGCTTGTTATCCCTTGATAACGTTTTTATAGATAATCAAACAATCCAGCCTGGAACCGGTAATGAGAGGAAGGAAGTTCATCCTATAAAATAGGCATTTAAAGTACAATATAACCATTTCAATTGTATGCGTATTAGCTACTTAAACAAGAGAACTTGTACTGTATAGGAAGGCAGTTATCCTATAGAAGAAATAGGAAAAAGTACTTATAAAGTATAACCTATCCAGTCGTGCGTAGCAAGCTAATTAAACAAGTGTGGTACATATTTAAGTCCAACAAGTAAACGCATACTAGAGAAAAATATGACAGAGATGAAAGCCAATGGTATGGATATTTCTCTGGTAATGGACAGTGAGCGGGAACTTCGCAGTCGTATAGTTGAGATGCGTAAACTCGTAAACCTTTCACTTGGACTTGCAATTGTATGTACAGTTTTACTATTTATAGTAATACCAACTGTATGTAGCATCATCGGGTCAGATAAAGCACGTATAGATCACCTGACAAGAAATGAAGTAGGTTCAACTTTTGATTACAATTAAAATGACGCATACCATTTTGAAATTATGAGAAGTATGAAGATAGTGATTATTTGtttcaacatacagtatttcattaaatttcaGGAACAAATTCTAAAGTTATCAACTATAGGAGATTACAGTTCAGACAACGGTTCACAAAAGAAAAGTAGGTCTGAGAATATTATGCATAGAAATTGAAATATTGTATAAAGGTCATACATGCCGATTAtttaaacactagtaaagttaggtttgcggtacaccacatttCCAAAAGGAAATAAAAGTAAGGTTTGAGAATGTCTCAACATGTTTGTGCTACAGCCGTCTTCTGGACAAGAGAATGAAGACGATTTTAACTTAACAACTCAAACATCGAGACACatccttctttttttttggaaacacaGGTGTATCGCAATTTTAATATGCACATTcacaagataaaaaaaatggcaCAGGTTTCATTTGGCGTTTGACCAAAGTGTTTCAAAGAACTGTGCCTAAATTACACTCTCAGGAAATGTATTTGGATGTGTGGAAGGGATCACACATTAGCTTTCATAGATGTCAgaataatgtaattaaattaaatccGTGTTTTTTGAAATACCATAGAAACCTTgttgcttttactttttttttcttcttagtCTTAAATAATTGTAGTAGGCTGAAATGGAACTGTTTTAAATATTCTCTTCTCTCTCTCTTTGTTTTTGtagatttttttatatgaaattgTTTGTAATTGATGTAAAGGTCTTTTGAAAAAATCTCCAATCCTGTTTTTTTTGCTTTTCGGATATACTTGCCTTTGaattgttttgatgttttttattcaactgAAGCAAAGATACCGAGATATATATTACATTAAGGAAGATTTTACAACACAGatctaaaatatttcatttattacttTGTAGTTTGCATGCTTCTGTATAGGTTTATatggttgtttttgttttagttaCAGTACCACTACCAGAGTCTAAAATTACTCTATTCACACGTTGGGGGCGTATAGATTGTCCCGAAACTGCTGAATTGAtatacaaaggtaaaatgttttaatattctgGAATATTGAATCATCAAAACATTCTTCCATGTTCCTATTCAATATAACATTTTGAGTAAACCGAACTGAGAAGAATATTAAGCTTCAATTGCACTGGAttttatttggtaaaattaACGGAGttgaaaaaaaactataatatgACAGTTAATTTTACCACCACTGTGCCCTGTAGAAGTTAACATGGCATGGTCTTGGTAGACACACTTGCTTGTCCACTAACCAGGTGAAACATGGAGtaaattctttactccatgggtAAAATTATCCAAGTGTGaaaaatggtaacatttattGATGGTCCTGGgtgcattatttttttccctTTTAGGTTAAGGCAAAAACTATAGAGGGACTGAATCCATACATGAAGCATCGAGAGAAAGAGAGTACATTAACTCCGATCTGCACATGCATCAGAGAGTGTGTTTTGCAAGTATGACATCAGGAGCTCAGGCataaatcatgaatattcatgatatatgcacaccctctatagtttctaaTAAAATAGGAAACAAAATAATGCGTCCTGGGTAAAGTTACCATAGTTAAAtttacctttttaaaaaatCCAGTGCAAACAAGACTCTAGACTTTAATAATCTTTCCTAGGTATGACATCTGGGGCACCATATGGTTCTACAG contains:
- the LOC140051780 gene encoding uncharacterized protein; its protein translation is MTEMKANGMDISLVMDSERELRSRIVQMRKLVNISLGLAIVCTVLLCIVIPTLCSIIGSDKARIDHLTRNEEQILKLSTSGDYISSNGSQKKVPESKLTIFTRWGSVDCPGTAELIYNGRTSGAPYGSTGSGGNYLCLTEKPQYNFTVPSHQIERGSIYGTEYRYGDRKFSPLSDNHFHDAPCAVCQAARSVTLMMPAVTKCPNGWTKEYGGYLMAGRDDHKRTEFICVDGNQSVVPGTSKIVSISQASTLFLVEGRCNTEGGGLPCSPYKEAFELPCVVCTR
- the LOC140051778 gene encoding uncharacterized protein isoform X2 — encoded protein: MTEMKANGMDISLVMDSERELRSRIVEMRKLVNLSLGLAIVCTVLLFIVIPTVCSIIGSDKARIDHLTRNEEQILKLSTIGDYSSDNGSQKKITVPLPESKITLFTRWGRIDCPETAELIYKGMTSGAPYGSTGSGANFLCMTEKPQYNFTVTGHQAERGSIYGTEYRKKR